From the genome of Impatiens glandulifera chromosome 9, dImpGla2.1, whole genome shotgun sequence, one region includes:
- the LOC124916720 gene encoding uncharacterized protein LOC124916720 has product MVEKKKKRKGTISERNVATLLHRYSPSTIFSVLQEVAQVAEEKFDWDELVKNTSTGISNAREYQMLWRHLAYRDPIAEELEDGAKPMDDDSDLEYELEAHPPISGEASIEASAIVKVLIASGLQGASSLASGMSVEAPLIINVPTTVGLSEDLQQQGINITIPVCVPKQPLNMPTVPFVEINGPTSCNLPPRKKRKQWSEEEDRKLRAAVLRCGDGSWATILKEDFCGERTVSQLAQRWGAIKKKKQQGNVGGSSQISDIHIATRRAMNYALDMPIDNHKITTLLNSGGTTVQQDIGPSKKVQTITKGVVEDPVKAAAVAAGARIASASDAASLLLATRGKSAVHMTTSGSGLPPNVHFIRTGLVTTTTNNNNPSSSSSTHSLIHQRPQIVVVKSANPTTNAAAAAKAASQENKPAEVKTVEDVFSIHVKEENKEDEAVVNAAADIADSLMEIVQTTDADMSNEKVEAENVQLEDGNKNLEQNKKDEASSNANTNDDILSTKVEMMVLVVKEDGNKNLEQNKKDEASSNANDDILSIEVEMMDVVKEEGGGGGSM; this is encoded by the exons ATggttgagaagaagaagaagcggAAAGGGACAATCAGCGAACGAAACGTCGCCACTCTTCTCCATAG GTATTCCCCTAGTACGATTTTCTCCGTTCTTCAAGAAGTGGCTCAAGTTGCAGAGGAAAAGTTTGATTGGGATGAACTTGTAAAGAATACTTCAACAGGGATTTCCAATGCTAGGGAGTATCAGATGTTGTGGCGTCATTTGGCTTATCGAGACCCCATCGCTGAGGAACTTGAAGATGGTGCTAAACCTATG GATGACGATAGTGATTTAGAATATGAATTGGAGGCCCACCCTCCTATTAGTGGCGAAGCATCTATAGAAGCTTCTGCAATTGTGAAG GTATTGATTGCTTCTGGCTTACAAGGTGCTTCGAGTCTAGCAAGTGGAATGTCGGTCGAGGCTCCGCTGATCATAAATGTGCCAACAACTGTAGGTTTATCTGAAGATCTGCAACAGCAAGGGATAAACATTACAATTCCAGTTTGTGTTCCAAAACAGCCTCTAAATATGCCTACAGTACCATTTGTAGAAATAAATGGACCAACTTCTTGCAATTTGCCTCCTagaaagaaaaggaaacaatggtctgaagaagaagacaGAAAACTTAGAGCTGCTGTTCTGCGATGTGGTGATGGGAGTTGGGCAACTATCCTTAAAGAAGATTTCTGCGGTGAACGAACTGTTTCACAGCTAGCTCAG AGGTGGGGTGCtattaagaagaagaagcaacAGGGCAATGTTGGTGGGAGCTCACAAATTTCTGATATTCATATCGCTACTCGCAGGGCTATGAACTATGCCTTAGACATGCCCATTGATAACCACAAGATCACAACTCTTCTAAATAGTG GTGGTACAACAGTCCAACAAGATATTGGGCCATCTAAAAAGGTGCAAACAATTACTAAGGGGGTGGTGGAAGATCCAGTGAAGGCTGCTGCAGTTGCTGCTGGGGCTCGCATTGCCTCGGCCTCAGATGCAGCATCACTTCTGTTGGCTACACGTGGAAAAAGTGCAGTTCATATGACAACAAGTGGATCTGGATTGCCACCAAATGTGCATTTTATTCGAACTGGATTggtaacaacaacaacaaataacaacaacccatcatcatcatcatcaacccATTCTCTTATTCATCAGCGGCCACAAATAGTAGTAGTGAAATCAGCTAACCCAACAACAAATGCTGCAGCAGCAGCTAAAGCAGCTAGTCAAGAGAACAAACCTGCGGAGGTTAAAACAGTAGAAGATGTTTTTTCTATTCATGTCAAAGAAGAGAACAAAGAAGATGAAGCAGTAGTCAATGCAGCAGCAGATATTGCAGACTCTTTAATGGAGATTGTGCAAACCACAGATGCTGATATGTCTAATGAAAAAGTCGAAGCTGAAAATGTTCAGTTGGAGGATGGAAACAAGAATTTGGAGCAAAATAAGAAAGATGAAGCTTCTTCAAATGCTAATACTAATGATGATATTTTAAGCACAAAGGTTGAAATGATGGTCCTTGTAGTTAAGGAGGATGGAAACAAGAATTTGGAGCAAAATAAGAAAGATGAAGCTTCTTCTAATGCCAATGATGATATTTTAAGTATAGAAGTTGAAATGATGGATGTTGTCAAGGaggaaggaggaggaggaggaagcaTGTAG
- the LOC124914540 gene encoding probable plastid-lipid-associated protein 4, chloroplastic yields MALSSFLSPPSSSPHSFRRLILSPNSALNVSSFPQKHNVAYWTINSASSSSSSTEQRWRRNVSFFTGFLNNKSPKDANAIKEELLDAIASLDRGADAGPEDQERVDKIAIKLEAANPTKEPLKSSLLDGKWELIYTTSRSILQIERPKILRSRTNYQAINVETLRAQNMESWPFFNQVTADLTPLNARKVAVKFDYFKILGLIPVKAPDRARGELEITYLDDELRVSRGDKGNLFILKMIDRSYKIPT; encoded by the exons ATGGCTTTATcatcttttctctctcctcctTCTTCCTCTCCACACTCATTTCGCCGACTCATCCTATCCCCTAATTCCGCCCTTAATGTCTCTTCTTTCCCCCAAAAACACAACGTCGCTTACTGGACCATCAATTcggcttcttcttcttcttcttcaaccgaACAGCGATGGAGAAGGAATGTCTCATTCTTTACCGGTTTCCTGAACAACAAGTCTCCCAAGGACGCAAACGCAATCAAAGAAGAACTCCTCGACGCCATTGCATCACTAGATCGCGGCGCTGATGCTGGACCGGAAGATCAGGAGAGAGTCGATAAg ATTGCTATCAAGCTTGAAGCTGCCAATCCAACTAAGGAGCCTCTCAAATCCAGTTTACTTGATGGGAAATGGGAACTTATATACACGACCTCCAGATCTATCTTGCAGATAGAg AGACCAAAAATTTTGAGGTCAAGGACAAATTACCAAGCAATAAACGTGGAAACACTTAGGGCTCAGAATATGGAATCTTGGCCATTTTTTAACCAG GTAACCGCGGATTTAACACCCTTGAATGCAAGAAAGGTCGCTGTAAAATTCGATTACTTCAAAATCTTAGGCTTG ATACCTGTTAAAGCACCCGATAGAGCTCGAGGAGAGCTGGAAATAACTTATTTGGACGATGAGCTGAG GGTATCTAGGGGCGATAAGGGAAACTTGTTCATCCTAAAAATGATCGATCGGTCTTACAAAATCCCCACGTGA